The nucleotide sequence CCTGACGGGTCGCTTCTTCCACCGTCAGACCGTCCGGATTGCAACGGTGATGATGCACGTCATAGACCAGTGGGATACCGGTCTCTCTACAAACGGCAAGCAGGTCCTGCGGCGTATAGGTGCGATCGTCATTCTCCAGTGTGAGTCGTTTTCTGGCCCTTAATGACAGACGATCGAAGTTCCGTACAAAATCGGCCATCGCTCTGGACTTATCGCCGAAAGCACCACCGCCGTGGATATTGACGACATCCGCAGCAACCCACTCCGCGACCATCGCCTGGTACTCAAGCTCCTGGAGAGAGGCCTCAACCACGTCGGGCCGTTGTGAATTGAGCACCACGAACTGGTCCGGATGGAAACAGGTCCTCAGCCCATGCTGCCGGACAAATTCTCCGCACGCCTGAAACCCGCGAACGATTTCTTCCGCACGGGGAAGTTCCTCAATCTGGTAGCCATAAGTCGGATGCGTTTTCAGAGGGAGGATCTGGCTGTTGACGCGAAAGCACCCGATGCCGGTCTCTGCGCAAAACTGCAGGGCGCGCAATAACGATTCCGCGTTAGAGAGGCAGAGCCCGGCCAACTTCGCCAGAGCCCCGGGCCTGCCCATTTTACCAATCGAAGCGGCGGTCGTCGTCGAGAACTTGATGGGTTGGTCCCGAAAGATACAGCAGAGGCCGAGTCGAATCACGAAGTCGCCTTCATTGAAGTCGTATCGCGATCCCTGTCCCACCGAGGCCACGAAAGCGAACGAAACATTATCCTG is from Schlesneria sp. DSM 10557 and encodes:
- the uvsE gene encoding UV DNA damage repair endonuclease UvsE; amino-acid sequence: MIRLGLCCIFRDQPIKFSTTTAASIGKMGRPGALAKLAGLCLSNAESLLRALQFCAETGIGCFRVNSQILPLKTHPTYGYQIEELPRAEEIVRGFQACGEFVRQHGLRTCFHPDQFVVLNSQRPDVVEASLQELEYQAMVAEWVAADVVNIHGGGAFGDKSRAMADFVRNFDRLSLRARKRLTLENDDRTYTPQDLLAVCRETGIPLVYDVHHHRCNPDGLTVEEATRQALATWDREPMFHLSSPLEGWEGPKPERHHDFIDVKDFPDCWRDQRITVEVEAKAKEPAVVQLALDLRRLGVGVGIPVPGA